TGATGTGGAAGCATCCTTGATTCCGGCGATCGAACGAGGTTTAAAGGTTACTGATCGCCTGGGTTTGCTAGGAGCTTCCGTCACCCAACATCCCGAATTTGACGCTTTGTTGGATCACCTCAGCCAACCCCAATACGACCAAGTGCGGCTGAGCATTGCGTCCGTACGAACCAACACCGTTACCGAGAAACTGGCGCGAACCCTAACTCAGCACGACACTCGCTCGATCACGATCGCAGTCGAAAGTGGCTCGGAGCGATTGCGGCAAATCATCAACAAGAAGCTGCACAACGACGAAATTACCCAGGCAGCGGTGAATGCCAAAGCGGGCGGTCTGAGCAACCTCAAGCTCTATGGCATGGTCGGCGTTCCTGGTGAGACACCGGATGACCTAGAGCAAACCGTAACCATGCTGCGGAGTCTCAAGAAGGCGGCTCCAGGTGTGCGTCTCACTTTTGGCTGTAGTACCTTTGTGCCCAAATCTCACACTCCGTTCCAATGGTTTGGTGTGAATCGTCAAGCGGAGAAACGGCTGCAATTCTTGCAAAAACAGCTGCGATCGCAAGGCATTGACTTCCGACCGGAAAGCTACAACTGGTCGGTGATTCAAGCTTTGATCTCCAGGGGCGATCGCCGTCTCTCACGTTTGCTAGAACTCACTCGCCATTACGGAGATTCGTTGGGCAGTTATCGTCGTGCCTTCAAAGAATTGCGGGGACAACTGCCAGACCTAGAGTTCTATGTCCATGCCGATTGGACTCCGGATCTGGTGTTACCGTGGCAGCACTTGAAAGGGCCATTACCGCAACCTACCTTACTGAAGCACCTAGCAACGGCCACAGCTTTATTTGATTGGGAGCACCAAGCCAAGCTAGAACAACAGTTAAGCGTTCCAGCGGGAGTAAAATGAGGGTTTGCGCTGAGTCTTAAACCATGCAAAACACGGCTGAATACTTTTGCGCCTTTTGTGGTGAACCCAACTTAACCTTTGTGGATCTCAGCGCTGGAGGACAGCAATCCTACATTGAAGACTGCCAAGTTTGCTGTCGCCCCAACGTGCTTTATGTCCGCATTGACGAAGACACGCTGGATATTGAGATTGACAGTGATTATGAAGGCTAGAACCTCGGCAGTCTCTCTAGTTTCTGCTTGAATTTGTGCAGTAATAAACTCGCTCTTTGAGAATTCTTACGAAGGGTTGTATCTTTATTTGAGTTCTCGCTACTACCAGTTATCTTGAGCCACAACTGCTTGTTCCAACTTGTTACTCATCGTTATGACACGTGAAGATTTACAGTCAGAGGATGAATTGAAGGGTGATCAGTTACTCTGTGACGACAAGGAGTCAGAAAGCTTTGAAACGTTGCTGGATTACCTGTGGCAAAATCATGGGTTTGACTTCTCAAGCTACAAGGGCCCCAGTTTGATGCGGCGAACTCAACGGCGGATGTCAGCAGTGAAGGTTGCAAGCTATAGCGCCTACCTTGACTATCTCAAGGAGAATCCAGAGGAGTTTATTGATCTCTTCAAAACGATTGAGATCAACTTTACTGGTTTCTTTAGGGATGCACCTGTTTGGGACTATGTAAAAACTGTAGTCATTCCCCGCATTATTAACAGCAAAGCAGCCAATGGGCCGATTAAGGTTTGGAGTGCTGGGTGTGCTTCGGGAGAGGAGGTTTATACAGTAGCAATTCTGCTAGCTGAGGCTTTAGGAGCAAAGCAGTTTAATCAGCGAGTTCGCATCTATGGCACTGATATTGATCAAGAAGCTGTGATACAAGCTCGTCGAGGTGTCTTTTCAGAATCTCAGGCTGCGGGTCTGCCTGCTGATTTTTTGACAACGTACTTTGAACAAACAGAGGATCACTATGTCTTTCGCCAAGACTTACGCCGTCCTATTATTTTTGTCCAAGGCAACCTGATTCTCAATCCTCCCTTTTATCGAGTGGACTTGCTATTGTGCCGCAATACTTTGTTCTATCTAAATATCGAGGGTCAAATCCGAGCCTTGGTACGCTTCCATCTCGGGTTAGTAGATAGCGGTTTTTTGATCCTGGGTCAGTCTGAGATGCCAAGTCTACCACGAGATAGTATGCTCTTCACTCCAGTTAGTTTGCCTCATCATGTGTTTGCTAAGGTGCTAAATCCTAACTTAGTGACACTGCTACCCAAAGCATTTCGCAAGCAGCGCCGCCAAGGTTTCAACCTTGGCGGCGCTGCTGAATCGATCGCTGCTTGATCAATCTAATTAATCTCTAACGCCGTTCGGCATCCACTCGCTGGGCTACCCCTACTGGTTGGAAGCGCTTGGCAAAGTTGACAAACTTGGGGATTTTATCACCCGTGATGTTGAGCACAGGTAAATTACGGGTTTCCTGAGCCGAGCCGTTACCGTAGCCAAAACTAATCACAGTTTGCTCTTGGCGACCTAGGCCGTAAGCCCTGACAATATCCCGTACTAAGTTGCAACCCATGACAAAGCGGCCCATATTGATCTCGCCATTGCCAGCAAAGTAGTTCCACTCCACACTCTGCCAATCGTTGGTAGCGCAGTAGAGATTGGCGACTTCAAACATTTTGGCTAAATGCACATCGTAAAGTCGCAGATCACCACCATAGGCCGAGCGAGTGGTGTTGCGATCGGGCACGATGAAAATGCCACGAGCTTGTCCTCCCTGAATGGCTGGTAAGAAACGAATGCTACTAATGGGGACGACTGTGCTGGATGCGGTAGTGCTGGCAGCAATGGCAACAGGGACACTGTCACCGCCGATCGCAGGCCGAAACTCAGAGCTAAGCGCAGGCCGAAACTGCTGCACAGTATCTTGGAAGCGGGTGACCTGATCGCCTCGTAGATTCAAAGTTGGGACATATTCAATCGTGTTTGCTCCCGTAACGCGATAGTTGACGGGTGTGGGTTCCGAGTTGGTCAAACCGTAGGCATCCACCACCTGCTGGGCCATCTGGCAACTAATCGAAAACTGATCCAAATTCCGAGTGCCATTGCCTGCGACATATTGCCATTGCACTCGTTGAATGTGAGGCCGCAATTGGTCACAGTGAGCAAAGGTGACTTCAAACATTTTGGCCATGTGTAGGTCGTAGCGGCTGAGGCCAACGTTAGAACGCTCCGAAACATCGCGATCGGGCACGATCAGGGTCAATTGTTCCTGACCACTTTTTTGCATCGGTTCAATTTCGATCGCCGTGATATTCGTACTGGGACGAGCTAAGACGGGCTGAATGATTCCGAGAGTACTAAGAGTGACGCAAATAGAAGCACTGATTGTGAGAGAGGGTTTGAACATAGGAAGCCTGACACACCAAAGCAATAAACAAAGCAACTAAAGCCTGACTGGTAAATAGCTACAATCGCGATCGCCGTAATTTCCGATCTTGTCGTGACCGATGTTGCAATTTTTGCAACGGCTCAGATCGGTGGTTTAAACGATGTCATGGTAGGAATCAACCGATGTGATGTGATCTAGCGATTCTTCCTACTCCTAAGAGTTTAAGTATGAAATTTGCCTATATTTTGCCTGCTGCTACGTTGCTGCTCGTTGGCACCCTAGGAGCAATCGCGCACTTTACTGTTGCTCAATCCGTAAGTCAGGTACCTATGCGCTCTACGATTGTGAACCCCAATCCCGGTGATGATGCTGCCAATTCCACTTCTACTCAGGTATCAGGTGGCTTGTTTGGGCAAAAGGATGGGCAGCAGCAAGCCTTTGTGCTCAAGCATACGGAGGTAAAGGCCAAGGTATCAGGTAACATTTCGCGGGTGGAAGTCACCCAAACTTTTGAGAATCCCTTTAAAGATCCCCTCGAAGCAATCTATGTCTTTCCCCTGCCCGACGAAGCGGCAGTCGATGACATGGAAATTAAAATTGGCGATCGCGTGATTAAAGGAGACATCAAAAAACGAGAAGAAGCGCAGAAAATTTACGAACAGGCGAGACAGCAAGGCCGCACCGCAGGACTACTAGAGCAAGAACGAGACAACATTTTTACCCAGTCTTTAGCCAATATTCGACCGGGTGAACAAATTGAGGTCACGATTCGCTACAGCGATAGTCTCAAGTTTGAGGGCGGCGACTACGAATTTGTCTTCCCGATGGTCGTGGGGCCACGTTACATTCCGGGCAACGCGATCGGCAATAACGGCGATACCGATGTGGTGCCCGATGCCTCTCGGATTACGCCTCCAGTCATGAAACCTGGCACGCGCTCTGGTCATGATATTGGGGTCACGGTTGAGATTGATGCAGGCGTCCCTGTGCAAGAAGTGCGATCGCCTTCTCACAAACTCCGGGTTGAGCCAAAGGGCAACATTACCCAGGTGCAACTGGTGGCGGAAGATACGATCCCTAACAAAGATTTGATTTTGCGTTATCGAGTGGCGGGCAAAGAGACTCAAGCCACCGTACTGACTCAAGCCGATGAAAAAGGCGGACACTTTGCGGCGTACCTGATTCCGGCTGTACAGTACCGCAGCAATGAGATTGTGCCGAAGGATGTGGTGTTCTTAATGGATACCTCTGGCTCTCAGCAAGGCGATCCCTTGGCGAAGTCTCAAGAACTGATGCGGCGCTTTATCAATGGGCTGAATCCGAACGACACTTTCTCAATTATCGATTTTGCCAATACTGCGACTCAACTTTCTCCCGCCCCACTGCCCAACACTCCCGCCAATCGCGCTAAGGCGATCGCCTATATCAACCAATTAGATGCCAATGGCGGCACCGAGCTGATGAATGGTATCCAAGCCGTAATGAATTTTCCGGCGGCGGAATCGGGTCGTCTGCGGAGTGT
This region of Trichocoleus desertorum NBK24 genomic DNA includes:
- a CDS encoding radical SAM protein — protein: MKEQHDSTHPDPSDRPFVTNSPFAAERLLFTPATPDPDAIPAIFAFPNDYNVGITSLGYQVVWATLASRSDLQVSRLFTDVHEPLPSQPELLGFSVSWELDYVNILGLLESLDIPIRASDRTDDHPLVFGGGPVLTANPEPFADFFDVVLLGDGEILLEAMVAAYKEVRGSDHPTQLRHLAQVPGIYIPSLYEVTYQSPEGAIATIQPIDSTIPAQVEKQTYRGNTLSASTVVTEKAAWENIYMVEVVRSCPEMCRFCLASYLTLPFRTADVEASLIPAIERGLKVTDRLGLLGASVTQHPEFDALLDHLSQPQYDQVRLSIASVRTNTVTEKLARTLTQHDTRSITIAVESGSERLRQIINKKLHNDEITQAAVNAKAGGLSNLKLYGMVGVPGETPDDLEQTVTMLRSLKKAAPGVRLTFGCSTFVPKSHTPFQWFGVNRQAEKRLQFLQKQLRSQGIDFRPESYNWSVIQALISRGDRRLSRLLELTRHYGDSLGSYRRAFKELRGQLPDLEFYVHADWTPDLVLPWQHLKGPLPQPTLLKHLATATALFDWEHQAKLEQQLSVPAGVK
- a CDS encoding CPXCG motif-containing cysteine-rich protein encodes the protein MQNTAEYFCAFCGEPNLTFVDLSAGGQQSYIEDCQVCCRPNVLYVRIDEDTLDIEIDSDYEG
- a CDS encoding protein-glutamate O-methyltransferase CheR; the encoded protein is MTREDLQSEDELKGDQLLCDDKESESFETLLDYLWQNHGFDFSSYKGPSLMRRTQRRMSAVKVASYSAYLDYLKENPEEFIDLFKTIEINFTGFFRDAPVWDYVKTVVIPRIINSKAANGPIKVWSAGCASGEEVYTVAILLAEALGAKQFNQRVRIYGTDIDQEAVIQARRGVFSESQAAGLPADFLTTYFEQTEDHYVFRQDLRRPIIFVQGNLILNPPFYRVDLLLCRNTLFYLNIEGQIRALVRFHLGLVDSGFLILGQSEMPSLPRDSMLFTPVSLPHHVFAKVLNPNLVTLLPKAFRKQRRQGFNLGGAAESIAA
- a CDS encoding VIT domain-containing protein, whose amino-acid sequence is MKFAYILPAATLLLVGTLGAIAHFTVAQSVSQVPMRSTIVNPNPGDDAANSTSTQVSGGLFGQKDGQQQAFVLKHTEVKAKVSGNISRVEVTQTFENPFKDPLEAIYVFPLPDEAAVDDMEIKIGDRVIKGDIKKREEAQKIYEQARQQGRTAGLLEQERDNIFTQSLANIRPGEQIEVTIRYSDSLKFEGGDYEFVFPMVVGPRYIPGNAIGNNGDTDVVPDASRITPPVMKPGTRSGHDIGVTVEIDAGVPVQEVRSPSHKLRVEPKGNITQVQLVAEDTIPNKDLILRYRVAGKETQATVLTQADEKGGHFAAYLIPAVQYRSNEIVPKDVVFLMDTSGSQQGDPLAKSQELMRRFINGLNPNDTFSIIDFANTATQLSPAPLPNTPANRAKAIAYINQLDANGGTELMNGIQAVMNFPAAESGRLRSVVLITDGYIGNENQVIAEVQRQLKLGNRLYSFGVGSSVNRFLIDRLAEIGRGTSQVIRQDEPTQESAEKFFRQINNPVVTNVQVTWQGSGAAPEMYPLAAPDLFASQPLVLFGRKSDRTSGSLKITGTAAGGERYEKTLKVNFDQKGSNPAIAQLWGRARIKDLMNQMFGGETTSGVAAVTDTALAYRLLSQYTAFVAVSDEVRVNPDGTSQRVQVPVEMPEGVSYEGVFGSAQDAAMGAGASYSMAPMPSMAAPPPGRLSGRRVGGSNQASTAASPPVAKMRVTSEAADMTQMPEAIAPSPINPRLQVVSITGLDPAQMPILTQYLQRLNLPTGFSGDVVLEFSVQNGRVGRILLDDQASTLKEAAVVDVIKRSLLAWQPAPGVTGTVKVVLRLR